A stretch of Aerococcaceae bacterium zg-252 DNA encodes these proteins:
- the tadA gene encoding tRNA adenosine(34) deaminase TadA, translating to MNMSDSERLNHEKWMRLALAQAAIAQELGEVPIGAIIVKDEKVIAKAHNLRELTHSATAHAELLAINEANQLQEQWRLEGATLYVTLEPCPMCAGAIILSRIQTVVFGARDAKAGCVGSLMNLIEDSRFNHNAQVIEGILADECGQRLSAFFKGLREKRKQEKLMHNSVDNSQ from the coding sequence ATGAATATGTCAGATTCTGAACGTTTAAACCATGAGAAATGGATGCGTTTAGCCTTAGCACAAGCAGCTATTGCACAAGAATTAGGAGAAGTGCCGATTGGAGCGATTATTGTCAAAGATGAAAAAGTGATTGCAAAAGCACATAATTTACGAGAATTAACCCATAGTGCTACTGCTCATGCAGAATTACTAGCGATTAATGAAGCAAATCAGTTGCAAGAGCAATGGCGATTAGAAGGTGCTACTTTATATGTTACATTGGAGCCATGTCCAATGTGTGCTGGAGCTATTATTTTATCTCGTATTCAAACGGTTGTTTTTGGAGCGAGAGATGCAAAAGCTGGCTGTGTGGGAAGTTTAATGAATTTAATCGAAGATTCACGTTTCAATCATAATGCTCAAGTGATTGAAGGAATTTTGGCTGATGAATGTGGTCAAAGATTAAGTGCTTTTTTTAAAGGATTACGAGAAAAACGAAAACAAGAGAAACTTATGCACAACTCTGTGGATAACTCACAATAA
- the recR gene encoding recombination protein RecR, translated as MQYPAPIAKLINSFTKLPGIGAKTAARLAFHVIDMDEREVTEFAQNLINVKRDLKYCHICGNITDVDPCIICSDTHRDVSTILVVEDTRAIMSLERMQEYHGLYHVLHGVLSPMEGIGPDDLNIAQLIQRLQDERIQEVIIATNATAEGEATAMYLSRLLKPAGIKVTRLAHGLAVGSDIEYADEMTLFRAIEGRREL; from the coding sequence ATGCAGTATCCAGCACCAATTGCTAAACTGATTAATAGTTTCACAAAATTACCGGGTATTGGGGCAAAAACAGCAGCCAGACTAGCGTTTCATGTGATTGATATGGACGAACGTGAGGTAACAGAATTTGCACAAAATCTTATCAATGTGAAACGTGATTTAAAATATTGCCATATTTGTGGTAATATTACCGATGTCGATCCTTGTATTATTTGCTCTGATACTCATCGAGATGTTTCGACGATTTTAGTAGTAGAAGATACAAGAGCAATTATGTCATTGGAACGTATGCAAGAATATCATGGTCTATATCATGTCTTACATGGTGTCTTATCGCCAATGGAAGGTATTGGACCAGATGATTTAAACATTGCCCAATTAATTCAACGTCTACAAGATGAGCGGATTCAAGAAGTCATTATTGCTACAAATGCGACTGCTGAAGGTGAAGCGACGGCTATGTATTTATCAAGACTGTTAAAACCAGCAGGGATTAAGGTGACACGTTTGGCACATGGTTTGGCAGTGGGTAGTGATATTGAATATGCAGATGAAATGACACTGTTTAGAGCAATTGAAGGTCGTAGAGAACTATAA
- a CDS encoding YbaB/EbfC family nucleoid-associated protein yields MMRGMGSMGNMQGMLQKAQKMQKELAKEQAAIEETIFEKSDSNQLVTVKMTGKRQITELTIAPDLLDPDDVEMLQDLVLSTVNGLIVEIDKITEERLGKFTKGLNLPF; encoded by the coding sequence ATGATGCGAGGAATGGGAAGCATGGGTAACATGCAAGGAATGTTGCAAAAAGCACAAAAAATGCAAAAAGAATTAGCTAAAGAGCAAGCGGCAATCGAAGAAACGATTTTTGAGAAAAGTGATAGTAACCAATTAGTAACGGTAAAAATGACAGGAAAACGACAAATAACAGAATTAACGATTGCACCGGATTTATTAGATCCAGATGATGTTGAGATGTTACAAGATTTGGTATTATCGACAGTCAATGGTTTAATTGTCGAAATTGATAAGATAACGGAAGAACGCTTAGGTAAATTTACTAAAGGATTAAATTTACCATTTTAA
- a CDS encoding cyclic-di-AMP receptor has product MKLVIAVVQDQDKNILSDAFYEADIRATKLSSTGGFLRSGNTTFIIGIEEERVDEVLELIKVSCQAREQFISSPVNLDVSLDVTAAYPVKVKVGGATVFVLPIDSFVQF; this is encoded by the coding sequence ATGAAGTTGGTAATAGCAGTCGTTCAAGATCAAGATAAAAATATTTTAAGTGATGCGTTTTATGAAGCGGATATTCGTGCAACGAAATTAAGTTCAACCGGTGGATTTTTACGTTCAGGTAATACGACATTTATCATTGGTATTGAAGAAGAACGTGTCGATGAAGTATTAGAACTGATTAAAGTTAGCTGCCAAGCACGTGAGCAATTTATCTCTTCTCCGGTGAATTTAGATGTTAGCTTAGATGTTACAGCAGCCTACCCAGTCAAAGTAAAAGTTGGTGGTGCAACGGTATTTGTATTACCGATTGATTCGTTCGTGCAATTCTAA
- the dnaX gene encoding DNA polymerase III subunit gamma/tau, translating into MSYQALYRVWRPQSFDELVGQPMIAETLKNAVKYDQLSHAYLFTGPRGTGKTSVAKILAKAVNCPNQIDGNPCNECELCQAITSGQLPDVVEIDAASNNGVDEIRELRDKVRYAPTQAKYKVYIIDEVHMLTTGAFNALLKTLEEPPAHVLFILATTEPHKIPATILSRTQRFDFQRIKDVDLIGRMQYILDQRHIPAENDALKVIARAANGGMRDSLSLLDQALSYQSDKLTLAAALEVSGSVNHQVYVNYIEDIYQESGTKALMIVKEVLQSGKQASRFIEELILFARDVLLSHHTKHNDTLLSDEELMSLNKVVPATFYFQLIHSLNQAQSQMRFSNAPDLYLEIVTIQLAQNKGNVAIATQESSPNKDVLLQRIEQLEQKVKQLESQLVQTLSAVGQKAQAEQVAVTTPRIRPSAMKRQYQQQTQEIYRVLDQATRAHIERLKQQWPTILANVNPQERAKFNGTYPLAAGAGVGLISFKNEAFCGMVQNDSHLQQQLETLCAQLIREPIRLVYILDSEWHALRQEYKLLREKNGGKPLMPPIKDEVKEVRIESNDVSSLEQSEPIEVEMSDDTFDVPGVEVPKPVETIGGVLQRENMDNEIAVDETPEVIAKAIELFGENNVTILYDE; encoded by the coding sequence TTGAGTTACCAAGCTTTATACCGTGTTTGGCGTCCACAGTCATTTGATGAATTAGTTGGACAACCGATGATAGCAGAAACATTGAAAAATGCTGTTAAATATGATCAATTGAGTCATGCATATTTGTTTACAGGGCCAAGAGGTACAGGTAAAACAAGTGTGGCTAAAATATTAGCGAAAGCTGTGAATTGTCCGAATCAAATCGACGGGAATCCATGTAATGAATGTGAATTGTGCCAAGCGATAACGAGTGGTCAGTTGCCTGATGTTGTGGAAATTGATGCAGCGAGTAATAATGGTGTTGATGAAATTCGTGAATTGCGTGATAAGGTGAGATATGCACCGACACAAGCTAAATACAAAGTATACATTATTGATGAGGTACATATGTTGACGACAGGTGCGTTCAATGCCCTATTGAAAACATTAGAGGAACCACCTGCACATGTATTGTTTATTTTAGCGACGACGGAACCGCATAAAATTCCGGCGACTATTTTATCGAGAACGCAACGTTTTGATTTTCAACGGATTAAAGATGTTGATTTAATTGGGAGAATGCAGTACATTTTGGATCAACGTCATATTCCAGCAGAAAATGATGCGTTGAAAGTGATTGCTAGAGCTGCCAATGGGGGTATGCGTGATAGTTTAAGTTTGTTAGACCAAGCCTTATCGTATCAATCGGATAAATTAACCTTAGCAGCTGCTTTAGAAGTATCGGGTAGTGTGAATCATCAAGTATATGTAAACTATATCGAAGATATTTATCAAGAATCTGGCACAAAAGCATTGATGATTGTTAAAGAGGTTTTACAATCAGGAAAACAAGCTAGTCGATTTATTGAAGAATTGATTTTATTTGCTCGTGATGTGTTATTGTCACATCATACTAAACATAATGATACATTGTTGAGTGATGAGGAATTAATGAGCTTAAATAAAGTAGTGCCGGCGACTTTTTACTTTCAATTAATTCATTCGCTAAATCAAGCTCAATCGCAGATGCGTTTTAGTAATGCACCGGATTTATATTTAGAAATCGTCACGATTCAACTGGCACAAAATAAAGGAAATGTAGCCATTGCGACACAAGAATCATCTCCGAATAAAGACGTATTGTTGCAGCGAATCGAACAATTGGAACAAAAAGTTAAGCAATTAGAATCGCAATTAGTGCAGACATTGAGTGCAGTAGGACAAAAAGCACAAGCAGAACAGGTAGCAGTAACGACACCACGAATTAGACCGTCGGCGATGAAACGTCAATATCAGCAACAGACGCAAGAAATTTATCGTGTATTAGACCAAGCAACACGTGCTCATATTGAGCGTTTAAAGCAGCAGTGGCCAACGATTTTAGCAAATGTAAATCCACAAGAACGTGCTAAATTTAATGGGACTTATCCCCTTGCAGCTGGAGCTGGAGTGGGATTAATTAGTTTTAAAAATGAAGCGTTCTGTGGTATGGTACAAAATGATTCACATCTACAACAACAATTAGAGACACTTTGTGCACAATTGATTCGAGAGCCAATTCGTTTAGTTTATATTTTAGATAGTGAATGGCATGCATTAAGGCAAGAATATAAATTATTGCGTGAAAAAAATGGTGGCAAACCGTTAATGCCGCCGATAAAAGATGAAGTAAAAGAAGTGAGAATTGAATCAAATGATGTGTCTTCATTAGAACAAAGTGAACCGATTGAAGTGGAGATGTCAGACGATACGTTTGATGTTCCAGGCGTAGAAGTACCAAAACCAGTCGAAACAATTGGTGGGGTATTACAGCGAGAAAATATGGATAATGAGATAGCAGTAGATGAAACACCGGAAGTCATTGCTAAAGCGATTGAATTATTCGGCGAAAATAATGTGACAATTTTATATGATGAATAA
- a CDS encoding helix-turn-helix domain-containing protein — protein MIQTIQQLYPQALINPDNLDSLIATHHILHIKKQIIAIPKEDIPTKELTLLSLLVEKQPNTKPKSHWQKFLEQSSQNIPIITGNLQVLHIEFRHTKHDDNLDLWLSTFKEAFPAVIEWFPIALRRFTILLKIKSVEDLDVELLHALIQTLDTDFDTSTRVIIGYTHPLSLNLPIQYQHELALVEHTFRHDASVRFETLTPILIRQIGRNTLQHNELLQPLQQIIRQNNEYSSLIQALFEHQGNLSQAAEQLYIHRNTLTYRLQKFYKETGMQLQHLPDLVICYLCLF, from the coding sequence GTGATTCAAACTATTCAACAATTATATCCACAAGCACTCATCAATCCTGATAACCTTGATTCACTTATTGCTACCCACCACATTTTACATATTAAGAAACAAATAATTGCCATTCCTAAAGAGGATATACCAACAAAAGAGTTAACACTCCTTTCATTGTTGGTGGAGAAACAACCTAATACGAAACCAAAATCTCATTGGCAAAAATTTTTAGAGCAAAGCTCTCAAAATATACCGATTATTACCGGCAATCTACAAGTGCTGCATATTGAGTTTAGACATACTAAACATGATGATAACCTTGATTTATGGCTATCAACATTTAAAGAGGCCTTTCCAGCAGTAATCGAATGGTTTCCAATCGCATTGAGACGCTTTACAATTCTATTAAAAATTAAATCCGTAGAAGATTTAGATGTCGAATTACTTCATGCATTAATTCAAACTTTAGATACGGACTTTGATACCTCAACTCGAGTCATTATTGGATATACTCATCCGCTATCATTGAATTTGCCTATTCAGTATCAACATGAATTAGCATTGGTTGAACACACTTTTCGCCACGATGCGAGTGTTCGATTTGAAACGTTAACCCCTATTCTCATTCGACAAATTGGTCGCAATACTTTACAACACAATGAATTATTGCAACCCTTACAACAAATTATTCGACAAAATAATGAATATAGTAGCTTAATCCAAGCTCTTTTCGAGCATCAGGGCAACTTATCACAAGCTGCCGAACAACTCTATATTCACCGTAATACATTAACATATCGTTTACAAAAATTTTATAAAGAAACAGGTATGCAGTTACAACACTTACCTGACTTAGTTATATGCTATCTTTGCTTGTTTTAA
- a CDS encoding dTMP kinase, which translates to MKQGHFITFEGPEGAGKTTVIQLLVKELKEKGYHDIVVTREPGGSQIAEQIRTVILDSNNTLMDKRTEALLFAAARRQHLVEVVLPALEQGKVVLCDRFIDSSLAYQGLARDIEIEKIWEINQFAIEGTLPDLTLLIDVPAEIGLERIHNARKDEKFDRLDQEALEFHQQVREAFLLLANEHARIKVIDGTQSIEQVVQNCMEYIEQQVEGGRCDDEVGNSSRSRSR; encoded by the coding sequence ATGAAACAAGGACATTTTATCACGTTTGAAGGACCTGAAGGTGCTGGCAAAACGACGGTAATACAATTATTAGTAAAAGAATTAAAAGAAAAAGGCTATCATGATATTGTGGTGACACGTGAACCTGGTGGTAGTCAGATAGCTGAACAAATTAGAACGGTCATTTTAGATTCGAATAATACCTTAATGGATAAGCGAACAGAGGCATTATTATTTGCAGCAGCAAGACGACAACATTTAGTAGAAGTTGTTTTACCTGCATTAGAACAAGGAAAAGTGGTATTATGCGACCGTTTTATTGATAGTTCGCTTGCTTATCAAGGACTCGCACGTGATATTGAAATCGAAAAAATTTGGGAAATTAATCAATTTGCGATTGAAGGAACTTTGCCGGATTTAACGTTATTAATTGATGTACCAGCGGAAATTGGTTTAGAGAGAATTCATAATGCTAGAAAAGATGAAAAGTTTGACCGCTTAGATCAAGAAGCCTTAGAGTTTCATCAACAAGTTAGAGAGGCTTTTCTATTATTAGCCAATGAACATGCTCGAATCAAAGTGATTGACGGAACACAGAGCATTGAACAGGTTGTTCAAAATTGTATGGAATATATCGAACAGCAAGTAGAAGGAGGTCGTTGTGATGATGAAGTTGGTAATAGCAGTCGTTCAAGATCAAGATAA